tctctatatttttcttaaatggtcaacgCAAacgatggtcagtataattttcaagtcataaaCTATTagagtataaatcaaattttactgaacaaagctccccatgagaacagtatttttttcaaaaataaaaaactcaaaatgcactgctccaaattattatgcacagcagattttctaaacattttaaggattataaagaactgcaaacggtcattctttgaatctGCAGCagtaagtggtcacatgtactaaaatcaaaagctatttcaatcaaaaacatcttaacagaccgagttacatgttgaCATGTTACCCCTTCTTTGacatcacctgcacaattcttgcctccattgaacttgtgagtttatggaaagtttctgcttgaatttctttgcaggatgtcagaatactttcccagagctgctgttttgatatgaactgcattcacccctcagatcttctgcttgaggaaactccaaaggttctcaatagggttgaggtcagaggaggatggtgaccacaccatgagtttctccccttttatgcccatagcagccaatgacacagtggtattccttgcagcatgagatggtgcattgtcatgcatgaagatgattttgctactgaaggtacggctcttctttttgaaccatgaaagaaagtgatcagtcagaaagtccatatgctttgctgaggtcattttcacaccttcagggactctgaaggggccgaccattGATTCCCTCCCCGTGATTTCGACCCataaaatgactccaccacctccttgctgacgtcacagccgtgttgggatgtggtggccatccaccaccaatccactactgtgtccatctggaccatccagggttgcacagcagtcatcagtgaacaagtctgtttgaaaattaatcttcatgaacggctgggcccactgccaccgtttctgcttgtgagctctggttaggggcggCCCAATAGCaggttcatgcaccgcaagcctctggaggatcctccaccttgaggttccagaggcaccagcagcttcaaataactgtttgctgctttgtaagggcattttaacacctgctctcttaatccgatgaatttgtctaacagaaaccttcctcattatgcctttatctgtacaaacccatctttgttctgaatcagccacaaatctcttcacagtacgatgatAACACGTCAGTTTccgttaaatatctaatgttttcataccttgtcatacggcactgcactatgatgattttcgtcagcagaaagatcctttctcttttccatattgcttgaaacctgtggcctgcttaatattgtggaacatccttcttaagtagattttatttaattgagctcaccagacaaactaatcaacccagttctctgaaattaatgatagtgattcaaagagccctgacacacaataccatctatacatttaataacacaacaaaaaaatgtaatctttatgagacttaaatccaatttgcataataatttggaacacggtgtatacACAAAAACTGATCAGGcgatttaattttgaaaaataaaaccactctATTGagtgtaattttattaaacaaccaTGAACTACACTAATATGTTAAATGGATATCTAAAAGAGGTAGCATACTTACTCCTCCCCCTGTAGAGTTAAAAAGACTTGTTTGCCATGACATATTATgacaaatttgtaattttgctaCAGACATGCATTATGAGAGTTTAAGGGTAAGAGCTTACAAAGTCAGCATTTGCATGAGGTAAACGTTCAATTACTGGGTGCAGAAAGCTTCACTGTGAAAAGCACAGTTCACCACTATATGTGGCCAAAGACATGAGATTGTGTGTACCAGTTAGCTGTCACGTTCAGTGCACAttgtggttaaaaacaaaagcacattcAGACTGAGCTGTGAGAATTGGGTTGAATCATGTCAACAGTAATGGTCAGCATGTATTCTTCCTGGCTGAAGGTCTCCATCTTCCTGTGTCTCTGGTGCACAACAGGTAAGGCTGAAACAGAATTATGCACTATTATGGACAGAGGTATATATGTTTCAAAGCAACTATAATCGTTTAGCAATTTTTTTAGTTGCTATTTGACAATCCTGTATGATCTACTCTGTCTTTTATGTTCTTTTGCCTAGAAACAAAAGAGGTGATTTGGAGAGAGTCGGGACAATCCGTTATGATCCAGTGCAGAATTAATACTGATCAAGATTTTCTGGTATTGAAAATGGGCCTTAACGAGGAGACTGAGGTTGCCGTTATCAACAGAGCCtctagaaaaacacattttcataaagGAATCGCAGAAAGAGTTCAAACAAGTGGAACATTCCCAAGTGTGGATATTGTAATTGAAAACTTAAATAGAAGTGACTCAGGGCCATACTGGTGTGTGTATTCAAAACTAGATGACAACTACCATCCACTGGTAACAAAAGGTAATAGATCTGTTCTTCTAATGGTGACCGGTGAGTATGTTGTTCTACGAACTGAATTTTAACTCAACTAATATGTTCAGCTGGAcagtatttttgctttgtgcAGCAGATTTCTGCAATGTACAGCAACATCCATCAATATACACAGGATGTATTTATTAAGGTTTCTAAATAATGATgtgactaaattaaaaaatgtagtaAGTTTAACTTAAATGATAGATTTCTAAACTTAAGCAATTAACTtgacatgtaaaatattttaaatgagaagattctttaaaatataacatttcaaaaataaacatacaacatcctgcatgaaaaataacaataacttTATGTTCATAATTTCAAGGATATACTCGGGAATCAACAACAACCATTATAGGAGAGGCAAAATGTGATGCATCAAGTCTTTCTTTGGTTGTGGTTTATGTTCGCATCATCGTCATTGTTCTGATTGGCCTCATGCTAGGTTTTAGCATTTTGATCATGCATAAGgtatgttcatgttttttcttttcttttttgagaatGTGCCTTTGGTTGCATCTCTACAGGAATGTACCACATGTCATTAAATACAGTTAGAGTCAGATGATTTATTCCTTAAATTCTGCAAGTGTTTCTAATTAGATAGTTCTAATTCAGATCAACCTAATACATCAGTGAAAACTGTGATTATTTTTGACATCTCATTCCTTTGTCATCATTAAggttctttaaaaatactttctcaTTCTTTATTCACAATTACATCCTACAgtcagcaggtggcagcagGATCCCTGTTCCACctcatgtatgtttttttttgtctcatccagtctttttttggtttttgttttgcagagtcACAAGAAACAACCACTTGAATGACGCGTtgtgatgattttaatgaaaaaagaaaagcatacaAGTCTGGAGACATGAAACACAGGATATCAAgtgtgaacaaaaaacaaacaatgagcAAAAGAATGGAGAAAAAGGTTATGGAGCCAAATGGAAATTAGACattgaaacaaaactaaaattcaaaatgtaaatactgaGATGTAAAGTGACACAAGAAACAGACAGACCAATCAGGGGAAACACAGACTGAGAGTAAAAGGATCTGGAAACCAAAGTGCAAAATCTCACAAATCTGACATGACAATCACATCCAAAGGAATGAATTacaaatatgcaagaaaaacaacacaaaaataagaaactaagCATAAAGGAATGAACTAATCTGGCAACACCTTAAAAGTAAtgataaacacagagaaatgaaCAGAATGGCCAGACTTTTGAACACAAATGACCCACAggagaaaattattatttttgttattattttttttacactcaattattatatttacacaaacaaaagataaaactcAAACACAACATGATATTCTTTTGATCTGTTTTGGTTGCAACAAAGAGATTACCCACATTATTTTACTCCGAGAAGGAGACAGGGGATAATCTTTGACCACAGCAAAACAAGAAGGACTGACATATACATTATGTGGGTATCATGCTGATCCCCACACGATGCCGCCCTGGGTGGTTATCCATTACGCCCATATTGAAAACCGCTAACTTTAAGTCTTCCACTTGTCTAGGTTCTGTTTAGAGTTGCAATACTTAGcctctttacttttctttgtgGATCTTAGTTCCTGTCAAAAGTTTTCTTGCTCGCTTCGTGTCCTGTTTATATTGTATAActtgtttctgagttttgtcATTTCTCTGTATTTTCAGTCATTCTTTTGTTGGGCTGTTAGCTGTAATCTTTGGTTCCagtgtttattttgtgtctaTTTCTCTTCAGCTCTCCTGAATTCCCCACAGTATTGTCTTTCTTCTGGTTTGTCTTTGCTCAACTCATTACTACACTTGTTTACTTTTAACcagtaataaaaaatttttatctaATGATCTAAGCAATAATAAAATTGTTAGATATGACAACAGGAGCAGCATGATCCTGCTGTTGTACTTGTCATTTCACTGTTATTTGTAATTCCTGTCtctagtttgcttatgcctcctgcattttggattttgctgtttccagtttcatgttttgcattAAACCTTTTTACTCAGAGCTCATCTCGCCTACTGCATAGCTGCATATAGACTCTCTCATCACACCACTTACTGTCAACAGTTCAGCTattgtatatactgtatttgtAGATAATTT
The DNA window shown above is from Xiphophorus couchianus chromosome 16, X_couchianus-1.0, whole genome shotgun sequence and carries:
- the LOC114159575 gene encoding uncharacterized protein LOC114159575, which gives rise to MSDAWTRIFTILCLCCAAEMKGVVWKKVGQSLTIQCRTESDQDFLNLKMETANEETDIVGIDKATEKRIVLQGMTERVQTYGAFPNVDIIIKNLNGNDTGSYWCLYSKTSETFNQQITKGDGSVLLFVTETKEVIWRESGQSVMIQCRINTDQDFLVLKMGLNEETEVAVINRASRKTHFHKGIAERVQTSGTFPSVDIVIENLNRSDSGPYWCVYSKLDDNYHPLVTKGNRSVLLMVTGYTRESTTTIIGEAKCDASSLSLVVVYVRIIVIVLIGLMLGFSILIMHKSHKKQPLE